The Dreissena polymorpha isolate Duluth1 chromosome 4, UMN_Dpol_1.0, whole genome shotgun sequence region GGCTTATTTTGATCGctaatatttgaaaattgtattttgaaGGAAAAGAACTGATGCTCTTTACATAAAACTGCACAGAAACATACATGGATTATTACAATACAAACATTAAAGCTGTATACATTTCCAGATAGAAATAAGATAAATGCTTCAATATAATACTGAAATTATCGTCGAGACATTGCAGGTAAAATGAGAAAAGATGATTACAAGCATGAGCATGACAAAGtcattaatgtatgtaaataataaGCAAAATATTTACTTTCTGCTAAAACATTCATCCTAAAAATAACCTTTTATCTTGAACAAACTCATTAAAAATATGAACAAActcattaaaaatgcaataataatgtgtgttttaagtacatgtattcaaaacaaaaaacacacaatacaatACATAAATCATGCCCATTTTATAGATATAAAGCACAAAAATGCTCCAAACGCAAGAACACACCGTACATATCCACTGCCCCTAAAAGTcctttctattatatttattaatattatttctttaaaaatgtgggcatagaggtatgataaacagaaaagcaGGTTATTACCATTGTTTTGTAGTACATGTTTATCGGGTCTtttcaaataataattacaaaGAATAAGGCAGTACCTGTAaagttttatctatatatatatatgagcaacGTAATGCTTAAATGGGTTATACGTGGCAAACATAGCTAAAGACCAGCTGAAGCTTTgcacagtctggtaaggagctttGCTGTCTGCATATGAGACCACACAACCTTGTCTGACTTTAGTATAGCCGATTAAGTAGCTtctgacataagacccatttctgCACGACGCGACTCATATCATTACCAAATGCTCCGAAATGGCTATCAAGTGAGTAAACACTGTACCTCATACAGAAATGATAAGTGGATACAGCAGGTTTCGCACGCAACCCCACGCAATGAACGAAAAAAATGCCACTAAATATGAGGCACCATAAAGAACTTTATGTTATGATTATCAAAtatgaaaacaagatgtgtttgtgaaacacaatgtccccctatatgatgtttgaccttgtaggatgaccttgaccttgtgaaggatgaccttgacctttcaccactcaaaatgtgcagctccatgagatacacatgcatgccaaatatcaagtagctatcttcaatattgcaaaagtattcataaaataagcgatttgggccacatatatttgacctctgaccttaaaggatgaccttgaccttgacctttcaccacttaaaatgtgcagctccatgagatgcacatgcatgccaaatatcaagttgctatcttcaatattgcaaaagtatttataaaataagcgatttgggccacatatatttgacctctgaccttgaaggatgaccttgacctttcaccactcaaaatgtgcagctccatgagatacacatgcatgccaaatatcaagttgctatcttcaatattgcaaaagtattcataaaatgagcgattttggccacatatatttgacctttgaccttgaaggatgaccttgaccttgaccttttaccactcaaaatgtgaagcttcatgagatacacatgcatgccaaatatgaagttgctatcttcaatatagcaaaagttattgcaaaatgttaaagttggcgcaaacagaccaacagacagggcaaaaacaatatgtcccccactactatagtgggggacataaaaggatgaccttgacctttcaccactcaaaatgtgcagctccatgagatacacatgcatgccaaatatcaagttgctatcttcaatattgcaaaagtattcataaaatgagcgattttggccacatatatttgacctttgaccttgaaggatgaccttgaccttgacctttcaccactcaaaatgtgcagcttcatgagatacacatgcatgccaaatatgaagttgctatcttcaatatagcaaaagttattgcaaaatgttaaagttggcgcaaacagaccaacagacagggcaaaaacaatatgtcccccactactatagtgggggacataaaaacacccaTTAAGGTCCTTTTTTCACCAACAAAGTATTGGAATTCTgactttaataaagaatattctcTATCAATGTCTgcaaaacatgaatttgaatctGAAATAGGATGCATCTACATTGTAGTTGCAATATTAGATCCTAGCCAGTGCTCCAGCTATGCCTAAATGGATGAGTACCCTACCTTGCCCTTCCGAAGCCCAGCCCTGCGCTTTGGATGACCAACCCtgcccttttatttatttttaaaaacaaaattacttttttcgacatattttaatttataaatctcatattacattgatattaattaattcctcataacagacattttatttgcatggtttaataataattgagATTATATATTCtaagaaatattaataatataaaaattaataagcAACAGGGAGCTTTCTGGATACGACCGCCCACTGGAAAGTgcctttttgacaaaatactacatgctcgaaagtgcccttttgacattATAACACCCCATGCTCTTTGCAAATCCTAGCTGTAGCACTGCTAGCTATATGGGACCCTCTTTTTACGTATAATTCCATGAAAACAGGTGTTGCCAAACACAAATGACAACCAACAAATGCCATACAATAGTATTTTCAAACATGCTGAACAGTGTGAGCTGTGGATGGCAATACAGTTTTTGGTAAGACGGTCTGTTTGTCCACAATGTGGAATGATGTTTTCTTGGTTGTACACAATGCAGTCACCACACCAATTGTTTCTAACACCATCGACACTGGCACGATTATTATTGGAACAAAGCAGAGGAATACATACTTCGGCCATCCCATACGGCGTGGAGAAAATGACTTGATAGCACCAAAAATGAACAAGAAAAGCATCGTAGCACCCATAAAGGCACATAGAACGTTTACACACCGCCACATCGGCAGCGGAAACAGTGGCACTAGCACAATGTTCGGTACAGTGAATGGCATAAAAACCCACGATAACAACATGAGAGTGATACCACCTTTGTAGCGGTATGGTATAAGTGGGCTGAAGAACACATTGTATATACCCTGTACCCAGCGCTTTCGTTGATGAATATAGTCCATGGCTGAGAATGTGCTTTTCTCCCACATTTCTCCATCTACAAACCCGAACTGATGCCCTTCTTTCCAAGCAGTCAGTGCAAAGAAACAGTCCTCAGCAATGCTTCCTTCCAGACCAAAGTCGTAGGTAATCTGCTTTTCGACTCCAGCGTTTGATACAATAAAGCTTCCCTTCCAGCTGAAGACAGGTCTGTGTAGATACTTCAGGCAGAATCTAATCATACCGTAGTCCATTCCAACTCTAACCAGATCAGCCAGGGTTGTGACCCAGCTGACGATTTCCTCGTTAGCGTACGTTATCACCCCCTGTCCAAATTTATATGTGCCGTCATTGATAAAATTTACAATGCCAATTACTGATGACTCAGTTAAAAGCGTTTCTTCATCCAGATGCACAATCCAGTCATTATCTGTCAGCATGTTAATACCAGGTTCCAAACAGTAGTTCAGGGCTCTTGCTTTGTACAGTGTATGATTCTTGGTCTGGTATTTTGCTGGTACCACAATTTCTCTATGTCTTGGAGACTTTGCTAAGTTCATGACATTGTCAGTGACCACTTCAATAATATAATTGTCCAAACCAATCCTAGAGCACacttcaacatttttttcaatattttttttcactaAATCAGGAAATGTACCTCTCGTCACAACACGAAAACATATAAATGGGCCAAAAAGTGTTGAAGTCTTCAGTTTTGGTTTGGGTGGGTGAGTATTGTACATCACTAAACCGCAAAAGTTGAAAATCGCCTGTGGAATAGGAATGAAAGTAAGGAACCGTAACAAGTACAGCAACGTGGTTGCCCACTGTCCATACTGGATAAAGGGGTCAAATCCAGCCATTCTGTCCGGTCCTAATCCTCCGGCAAGAATGCTGAAGATAAAAATGATGACCAGAAGCAAAAGTACCGTCAAAACATGGAGAATATGAGAGAATCCCTCCATGTTTGGTTAATTGTAGAGGTGTTCAATATGGTCACTGTTTACTGAGATTCTACAGGTATAATGGCAAGATCTGAAAAGAGAAAACAACATTATTAAGATTTATAGATTTAAAAACATGCACATACAAGTTAATCACCAAACACTGCAATCAGCTCATTGCTGACAGAGTACTctaattatttgaaaatgtgtCATTGTTTGTACTATTTAAAAACTCAATTTCAAACAGTTGTAAACAAAAACTAAACAAGAAGTCTTTAGTTTTTTTCCAGGCTCCAGCGTTTAAATTACAATGTTACACATTCACTTATAATCTTCTACAATGTATGCATGTAGCATGGTTAAAATTTGCAATTAACATGCAAGATGGAATTCATACATG contains the following coding sequences:
- the LOC127877834 gene encoding beta-1,4-mannosyltransferase egh-like, whose amino-acid sequence is MEGFSHILHVLTVLLLLVIIFIFSILAGGLGPDRMAGFDPFIQYGQWATTLLYLLRFLTFIPIPQAIFNFCGLVMYNTHPPKPKLKTSTLFGPFICFRVVTRGTFPDLVKKNIEKNVEVCSRIGLDNYIIEVVTDNVMNLAKSPRHREIVVPAKYQTKNHTLYKARALNYCLEPGINMLTDNDWIVHLDEETLLTESSVIGIVNFINDGTYKFGQGVITYANEEIVSWVTTLADLVRVGMDYGMIRFCLKYLHRPVFSWKGSFIVSNAGVEKQITYDFGLEGSIAEDCFFALTAWKEGHQFGFVDGEMWEKSTFSAMDYIHQRKRWVQGIYNVFFSPLIPYRYKGGITLMLLSWVFMPFTVPNIVLVPLFPLPMWRCVNVLCAFMGATMLFLFIFGAIKSFSPRRMGWPKYVFLCFVPIIIVPVSMVLETIGVVTALCTTKKTSFHIVDKQTVLPKTVLPSTAHTVQHV